A genome region from Brachymonas denitrificans includes the following:
- the mreD gene encoding rod shape-determining protein MreD gives MMLEKGQRLLLPVNPWFIWGSLLVALLINLMPFGRTPWVPDVLLLTVLFWCLHQPAFLGVGMAFVFGLVMDVHHTTLLGMHAVGYALAAYLITLAQRRMLWFSPWLQTPQIFGIALLTHGLIWVLRLISGGQFPGWSLLGAPLLETALWPLLSLLLLAPQRRAPDRDLTRPL, from the coding sequence ATGATGCTGGAAAAAGGCCAACGCCTGCTGCTGCCGGTCAACCCCTGGTTCATCTGGGGCAGCCTGCTGGTGGCATTGCTGATCAACCTGATGCCGTTCGGGCGCACCCCCTGGGTGCCGGACGTGCTGCTGCTGACCGTGCTGTTCTGGTGCCTGCACCAGCCGGCCTTTCTGGGTGTGGGCATGGCCTTCGTGTTCGGACTGGTAATGGACGTGCACCACACCACCCTGCTGGGCATGCATGCCGTGGGCTATGCGCTGGCCGCCTACCTGATCACGCTGGCACAGCGCCGCATGCTGTGGTTTTCGCCCTGGCTGCAGACGCCCCAGATTTTCGGCATCGCGCTGCTCACGCACGGCCTGATCTGGGTGCTGCGCCTGATCAGCGGCGGACAGTTCCCGGGCTGGTCGCTGCTCGGGGCTCCGCTGCTCGAGACCGCACTGTGGCCGCTGCTGAGCCTGCTGCTGCTGGCGCCGCAGCGCCGCGCCCCCGACCGCGACCTGACGCGCCCGCTCTGA
- the mreC gene encoding rod shape-determining protein MreC — protein sequence MPLDTFERSTPRLFNRGPTPLVRLLLATTLGIFLMVADSRFGIGSTARSVTATVLAPLQWLGAQPVKTVNLLGTYVTTVETAKQTQEQAATLMAQQALKAQRADLLMRENQSLRELLSLEQALPIQARAAEVVYIAPDPFTRRVVINKGSSAGIVEGAPVIDASGLLGQVLRVYPLSSEVTLIDNPEHATPIINSRTGERGLAYGDSQSPQASALEVRFMASNADFRVGDVLTTSGLGGVYPAGLPVGTVSLVDRRSNTSFTRVQATPAAKPLALGYVLVLEPQEQVKSEAVAAAASAARTPQRKGPAGKERPGQGAKR from the coding sequence ATGCCGCTGGATACCTTCGAGCGCAGCACGCCCCGCCTGTTCAACCGCGGCCCCACGCCGCTGGTGCGGCTGCTGCTCGCCACGACGCTTGGCATTTTCCTGATGGTGGCCGACAGCCGGTTCGGCATCGGCAGCACCGCGCGTTCCGTCACGGCCACGGTGCTGGCGCCCTTGCAATGGCTGGGCGCGCAGCCGGTCAAGACCGTCAACCTGCTCGGCACCTACGTCACCACGGTGGAAACCGCCAAGCAGACCCAGGAGCAGGCCGCCACGCTGATGGCGCAGCAGGCCCTGAAGGCGCAACGTGCCGACCTGCTGATGCGCGAGAACCAGTCGCTGCGCGAACTGCTCAGCCTGGAGCAGGCGCTGCCGATCCAGGCCCGCGCGGCCGAGGTGGTCTACATCGCCCCCGATCCGTTCACCCGCCGCGTGGTGATCAACAAGGGCAGCAGCGCCGGCATCGTCGAGGGGGCGCCGGTCATCGATGCCTCCGGCCTGCTGGGCCAGGTGCTGCGCGTCTATCCGCTCTCCAGCGAAGTCACGCTGATCGACAACCCCGAGCATGCCACCCCCATCATCAACAGCCGCACCGGCGAGCGCGGCCTGGCCTATGGCGACAGCCAGTCGCCGCAGGCCAGCGCGCTGGAAGTGCGCTTCATGGCTAGCAATGCCGATTTCAGGGTCGGCGATGTGCTGACGACGAGCGGTCTGGGTGGTGTCTATCCGGCCGGCCTGCCGGTGGGCACGGTCTCGCTGGTGGATCGCCGCAGCAACACCTCGTTCACGCGCGTGCAGGCCACGCCGGCCGCCAAGCCGCTGGCCCTGGGCTATGTGCTGGTGCTGGAGCCGCAGGAACAGGTCAAGAGTGAAGCCGTGGCAGCTGCAGCCAGCGCGGCCAGAACGCCGCAACGCAAGGGCCCGGCGGGCAAGGAGCGTCCGGGCCAGGGAGCGAAACGATGA
- a CDS encoding rod shape-determining protein, whose protein sequence is MFAGFRRYFSTDLAIDLGTANTLICTRDKGIVLDEPSVVAIRHEGGPNGRKVIQAVGREAKAMLGKVPGNIDAIRPMKDGVIADFVVTEQMIKQFIKMVHPRSLLKPSPRIIVCVPCGSTQVEKRAIRDAALGAGASDVFLIEEPMAAAIGAGLPVSEASGSMVVDIGGGTTEVGVISLGGMVYKGSVRVGGDKFDESIINYIRRNYGMLIGEQTAEAIKKEIGSAFPGSEVKEMEVKGRNLSEGVPRSFTISSNEILEALNDPLNQIVSAVKNALEQTPPELGADIADRGMMLTGGGALLRDLDRLLAEETGLPVLVAEEPLSCVVRGCGIALERMDRLGSIFTSE, encoded by the coding sequence ATGTTCGCTGGTTTCCGCCGGTATTTCTCCACCGACTTGGCCATTGACCTGGGCACCGCCAACACCCTCATCTGCACCCGCGACAAGGGTATCGTCCTCGATGAACCCTCCGTGGTCGCCATCCGCCACGAAGGCGGTCCCAACGGCCGCAAGGTGATCCAGGCCGTCGGCCGCGAGGCCAAGGCCATGCTGGGCAAGGTGCCCGGCAACATTGATGCCATCCGCCCGATGAAGGACGGCGTGATTGCCGATTTCGTCGTCACCGAGCAGATGATCAAGCAGTTCATCAAGATGGTGCATCCGCGCTCGCTGCTCAAGCCGAGCCCGCGCATCATCGTCTGCGTGCCCTGCGGCTCCACCCAGGTCGAAAAACGCGCCATCCGTGATGCGGCACTGGGCGCCGGCGCCAGCGACGTATTCCTGATCGAGGAACCCATGGCCGCCGCCATCGGGGCCGGCCTGCCGGTGAGCGAGGCCAGCGGTTCCATGGTGGTCGACATCGGCGGCGGCACCACCGAAGTCGGCGTGATCAGCCTGGGCGGCATGGTCTACAAGGGCAGCGTGCGCGTGGGCGGCGACAAGTTCGACGAGTCCATCATCAACTACATCCGCCGCAACTACGGCATGCTGATCGGCGAGCAGACCGCCGAGGCGATCAAGAAGGAAATCGGCTCCGCCTTCCCCGGCTCCGAGGTGAAGGAGATGGAAGTCAAGGGCCGCAACCTGAGCGAAGGCGTGCCGCGTTCGTTCACCATCAGCAGCAACGAGATCCTCGAGGCGCTGAACGACCCGCTGAACCAGATCGTCAGCGCCGTCAAGAACGCGCTGGAACAGACGCCGCCCGAGCTGGGTGCCGACATTGCCGACCGCGGCATGATGCTGACCGGCGGCGGCGCGCTGCTGCGCGACCTGGACCGCCTGCTGGCCGAGGAAACCGGCCTGCCGGTGCTGGTGGCCGAAGAGCCCCTGTCCTGCGTGGTGCGCGGCTGCGGCATCGCGCTGGAGCGCATGGACCGCCTGGGCAGCATCTTCACCAGCGAGTAA
- the gatC gene encoding Asp-tRNA(Asn)/Glu-tRNA(Gln) amidotransferase subunit GatC, which produces MPLTPENIAFIARLSRLALTPDETTGMVNHLNQFFDTVVAPMQEVDTTGLQPMAHPTEAMREVALRLREDVASEPNQRELNQRSAPAVENGLFLVPKVIE; this is translated from the coding sequence ATGCCGCTGACTCCCGAAAATATCGCCTTCATCGCCAGGCTCTCGCGCCTGGCCCTGACCCCGGATGAAACCACCGGCATGGTCAATCACCTGAACCAGTTCTTCGACACCGTGGTGGCCCCGATGCAGGAGGTGGATACCACCGGTCTGCAGCCCATGGCGCACCCGACCGAGGCCATGCGCGAAGTGGCGCTGCGCCTGCGCGAGGACGTGGCCAGCGAGCCCAATCAGCGCGAGCTGAACCAGCGTAGCGCCCCGGCCGTGGAAAACGGCCTGTTCCTGGTGCCCAAGGTCATCGAATAA